GACCTGACCGACGAGCAGGCCGACCAGCTCAAGGCGCTCTTCACCGAGCAGCGCCAGAGCCGTGCTCTGAGCCGCGACCAGATGCATGAGCGGATGGCCGCCATCCTGACCGCCGATCAGCTCGCCGAGTTCGAGCAGGGACGCGGACGCGGCCCAGGTGGGCACGGCCGAGGCGGTTGCCCCGGCTACTGATCAGACCTCAAGCCGTCGGCTCACGCCGGCGGCGATCGCGATTGCTCTTGAGTCGAAACAGCGTCCAGACCGGCCCGGAGACGGCATAGGTCAGGGCCATCAGGAACAGCACCAGTGGCGGATGGATGAAGATGACGGCGAAGCCGAGCATCATCGCCACCGCCAGCAGAAAGGGCACGCGCCCCTGCAAATTGATCTGCTTGAAGCTGAAGTAACGGAAGTTGCTCACCATCAGGAGTCCGGCACCGGCGGTCAGGAAGGCCGCCAGCCAGGACACGTCCTGCCCCGAGATGCCGAATTCCTGCGCCGTCCAGATGCCCATCGCGATGATGGCCGCCGCCGGCGGGCTGGCCAGCCCCTGGAAATAGCGCTTGTCGGCGGTGCCGACCTGGGTGTTGAAGCGCGCCAGCCGCAGCGCCGCCGCCGCCGTGAAGATGAAAGCCGCCAGCCAGCCGACCTTGCCCAGCTCGCCGAGCGCCCAGTGATAGGCGACCAGCGCCGGAGCCACCCCGAAGGCGACCATGTCTGAGAGGCTGTCGTATTCAGCGCCGAAGGCGCTCTGCGTATTGGTCAGACGCGCGATGCGCCCGTCGAAGCCGTCGAGGAACTGGGCCGAGAGGATGGCGATCGCCGCGGCTTCGAAGCGACCCTGCGTGGCCGAGAGCACGGCGTAGAAGCCAGCGAAGAGCGCGGCAGTCGTGAACAGATTGGGCAGCAGATAGATGCCGCGACGGGTTTTGCGTGGAGCCTGGGTTTCGTCCATAGTATGGGTGTCGGTTAGCGAAGAAATCGTGGGAGACATGATAGCAAGCGTGGTCTTCCAACCCCCTTCGGAATAGGGTCGAGCCTATGACACAGCCGCCTGCCAGACCGCCACTGCCCAGCGACGACAAGCGCTGGAAGCTCGTCAATGCCACCATGCGCCGCAACGGTTATGCCGGTCATGCGCTGATCGAGACCCTGCACAGCGTCCAGGACGCCTTCGGCTATCTCGACGAGACCTCGCTGCGCTTCGTCGCCGCCTCGCTCGACCTGCCCGTGAGCAAGGTCTTCGGCGTGGCGACCTTCTACCACATCTTCATGCTCAAACCGAAGGGTCGGCACACCTGCGTGGTCTGCACCGGCACGGCCTGCTACATCAAGGGCGCGGGCGGCCTGATCGAGGGACTCCAGGAGCACTACGGCATCGATCCCGGCGAGACCACCGGAGACGACCGGCTCTCGCTGCTCACCGCGCGCTGTGTCGGCGCCTGCGGACTGGCCCCGGCCGTGGTCGTCGACGGCGAGGTGCTGGGCAAGCAGGCCACGGATACCCTGGTCGCCACGCTGGAGGAGTTGAGCTGACATGCATCTCGAAGACCTGGCCGAACAGGCCGCCCAGTATCGCAACGAGGACGCGCACATCGAGCGCGAGGTGCGCGTCTGTGTCGCGGCCAGCTGTCAGTCCTCCGGCTCGCTGCCGGTGCTGGAGGCACTCAAGTCCGCCTGTGATACCCAGGGCGCCGGCTCATGCAAGGTCAAGGGCGTCGGCTGCATGGGGCTGTGCTCGGCCGGGCCGCTGGTGGCCGTGGCCGACAAGGATTGCGCGCTGAACGAATCCGTGCTCTATCGCGATGTCACTCCGGACGATGCGCCCGACATCATGGCCAGCGTCTGCAGCACGCCGGTCGAGCGCCTGCGCTGTCCGACCGATCAGCCCTTCTTCAGCCGCCAGCAGCGCATCGTGCTGGAGCACTCGGGCCTGATCGACCCCGACAGTCTGCGCGGCTATATCGCCGTCGGCGGCTATGCGGCGCTCGTCCGGGCGCTCACCGAGATGACGCCCGCCGACGTGCTGCGCGAGGTCACGACCAGCGGGTTGCGCGGACGCGGCGGCGGCGGTTATCCGACCGGACTCAAGTGGTCGACCATCGCCAAGATGCCGCCCGGTCAGAAATATGTCGTCTGCAACGCCGACGAGGGCGATCCGGGCGCCTTCATGGATCGCGCGGTGCTGGAATCCGACCCGCATCGCGTGCTCGAAGGCATGGCGATCGCCGCTTATGCCGTCGGTGCGAGCAAGGGCTATGTCTATGTGCGTGCCGAGTATCCGCTGGCCGTCGAGCGGCTGGAGACGGCCATCCGCAAGGCCAAGCGTGCCGGCTTCCTCGGCGCCAAGGTCGCCGACACCCAGTTCGCCTTCGAGGTCGAGATCCGGCTCGGCGCCGGGGCCTTCGTCTGCGGCGAGGAAACCGCGCTCATGGCCTCGATCGAAGGCTTGCGCGGCCAGCCGCGTCCGCGTCCGCCCTACCCGGCCGAGTCCGGTCTCTGGGGCTGTCCGACGCTCATCAACAATGTCGAGACCTTCGCCAACATCGCGCCCATCATCCGCGAGGGCGGCGACTGGTTCGCCGCGATCGGCACCGAGGGCTCCAAGGGCACCAAGGTCTTCGCACTCGCCGGCAAGATCAAGAATACCGGCCTGATCGAGGTGCCCATGGGTACGTCGCTGCGCGACATCATCGAGGTCATCGGCGGCGGCATCCCGGACGGGCGTGCGTTCAAGGCGGTGCAGACCGGCGGCCCTTCGGGCGGCTGCATCCCCGAGGCGCATCTCGACATCCCGGTCGACTACGACAGCCTCAAGACGCTCGGCACCATCATGGGTTCGGGCGGCCTGATCGTGATGGACGAGACCTCGTGCATGGTCGACGTGGCGCGCTTCTTCATGGAGTTCTGCATGAGCGAGTCGTGCGGCAAGTGCATCCCCTGCCGCGCCGGCACCTGGCAGATGCACGCCCTCCTCGACACGCTCACCAAGGGCCGGGGCACGCGCGCCGATCTGGCGCTGCTGGAGGATCTGTGCGACGTGGTGCGCGCGACCAGTCTCTGCGGACTCGGCCAGACCGCGCCCAATCCGGTGCTGAGCACGCTCAGATATTTCCGAGACGAGTACGAAGCCAAGCTGCTGGGAGACGCCTAGCACTGCCCGAGGAGCCGAACCATGCCCCTACCCACGCCCCAGCCGAACGTGCGCGTCGTCACGCTCCGCATCGACGATCGGGATCTCTCGGCGCGTGAGGACGAGACCCTGATCGAGGTCTGTCGCGAGAACCGGATTCCGATCCCCAGCCTCTGTCATCTCGACGGACTCTCGGTCTGGGGCGGCTGCCGGCTGTGCATGGTCGAGATCGCCGGTCAGGGCCGGCTGGTCGCCGCCTGCTCCACCCGCGTCGCCGAAGGCATGACGGTCCAGACCGATACCGAACGGCTCAGACACTATCGACGCACCATCGTCGAGCTGCTGTTCGCCGAGCGCAACCACGTCTGCTCGGTGTGCGTCTCCAATGGTCACTGCGAATTGCAGTCGCTCGCCCAGCGCTGCGGCGTCGATCATGTGCGCCTGCCCTACCGTCAGGCGCCCTACCCGGTCGACAGCTCGCACGAGATGTTCCGGCTCGACCACAACCGCTGCATCCTCTGCACCCGCTGCGTGCGGGTCTGCGATGAGATCGAGGGCGCCCATACCTGGGACGTCATGGGGCGCGGCAGCGACTGTCGCGTCATCACCGACATGGCTCGTCCCTGGGGCGAGAGCGAGACCTGCACCAGCTGCGGCAAGTGCGTGCAGGTCTGCCCGACCGGCGCCCTGGTCAAGCAGGGCACCTCGGCGGGCGAGATGGTCAAGGATCAACACTTCCTGCCGATCCTGGCACGGCGGAGGCACGCGCGATGAGCACTCAACCCAAGATCACGGTCGCCACCGCCTGGCTCGACGGCTGTTCGGGCTGTCACATGTCCTTCCTGGATCTCGACGAGCGTCTGATCGAACTCGTCGAGCACGTCGAGATCGTCTATAGCCCCCTGGTCGATACGAAGGAACTGCCCGCGCGGGTCGATGTCGGCATCCTGGAAGGCTCGATCAGCTCCGAAGACGATCTGGAGAAGGCGCGGCTGTTTCGCGAGCGCTGCACGCGGCTCGTCAGCCTGGGCGACTGCGCCGTCACCGGCAATGTCCCGGCCATGCGCAATCACTTCAAGCTCGCCGATGTGTTTGATCGCGCCTATCGCGAGAACGTCACGCTCCAGCCGCAGATCCCGACCCGCCGCGTCCCGGCCCTGCTGACGCCGGTCAAGCCTGTTCACGGTGAGGTCAAGGTCGATGTCTTCGTGCCCGGTTGTCCGCCGAGCGCCGATGCGATCTGGTACGTTCTGAGCGAGCTGATCGCGGGGCGGATGCCTGACCCCAACGCCGTCACGCGCTTCGGCGCCTGATGCGTACTGCGATGATCCTTGCCGCTTCACGAGGGGATTTCACGCCATGAGCCGCACCATCACCATCGAGCCGGTCACTCGCATCGAGGGCCATGCCCGCATCACGCTCCAGCTCGGCGAGGACGGCCGGCTGGAGGACGCCCGCTTCCATCTCACCCAGTTTCGCGGCTTCGAGAAGTTCTGCGAGGGTCGGCCCTATCGCGAGATGCCGGCCCTGACCGCGCGCACCTGCGGCATCTGTCCGGTCAGTCACATCATCGCCTCCAACAAGGCGTGCGACCATCTGCTCGCGGTCGACATCCCGCCGACGGGCGAGAAGCTGCGGCGGGTCATGAATCTGGCACAGATCGTCCAGTCGCACGCGCTGTCGTTCTTCCATCTGTCCTCGCCGGATCTGCTGCTCGGCTGGGACTCGGACCCGGCCACGCGCAACATCTTCGGCGTGATGCGTCAGAACCCCGAGCTGGCGCGCGACGGCATCCGCCTGCGTCAGATCGGCCAGACCATCATCGAGACCCTAGGCGGCAAGAAGATCCATCCGACCTGGGTGGTGCCGGGCGGGGTGTCCGAGCCGCTGAGCGTCGAGAAGCGCGAGTCCATGCTCAGGCTGCTGCCCGAGGGGCTGGAGATCGCCAAGCGCACCTATGCCTTCTACAAGACGCTGGTACCCAAGTTCAAGGACGAGGCCACGCACTTCGGCACCCAGCCGACGCTGTTCCTGAGTCTGGTCACGCCCCAGGGCCACCTGGAGCACTATGACGGCGTGCTGCGTGTCAAGGACGCCCAGGGGCGGATTCTGGAGGATCAGGTGCCGCCCGAGGAGTACGGGCGCTTGATCGGCGAGGCGGTCGAGGACTTCAGCTACATGAAGTTCCCCTACTACAAGCCGCAGGGCTATCCGCAGGGGATCTATCGGGTCGGCCCCCTGGCACGGCTCAACAACGTCCAGGCGTGCGGCACGCCCTATGCCGACGTGGCGCTGGCCGAGTTCCACATGCTCCAGGACTCAGGCCCCATCGTCAGCAGTTTCCACTATCACTATGCGCGTCTGGTCGAGATCATCTACGGTCTGGAGATGATCGAGCGGCTGCTCAAGGATCCGGCGATCCTGGACACGCGGGTGCGCGCCCGCGCGCGCAGCAACCGTTACGAGGGCATCGGCGTCGCCGAGGCGCCGCGCGGGACGCTCATGCATCACTATCGCATCGACGACGATGGGCTCATCACCTGGCTCAATCTCGTCATCGCCACCGGGCACAACAATCTGGCCATGAATCAGTCGATCCGCGAGGTCGCCGAAGCCTATGTCGACGGCAACGCGATCGAGGAAGGGATGCTCAATCGGGTCGAGGCGGTGATTCGCTGCTACGACCCCTGCCTGTCCTGCGCCTCGCACGCCTTCGGTCAGATGCCGCTGGCGATCGAACTTCGGGATGCGGCGGGTCGGGTGGTCGACCGACTGACGCGCTGAGCCGGATTCTTGGACAAGACACTCATCATCGGCTACGGCAGCCCGATCCGGGGCGATGACGCCATCGGTCCGCTGGCGGTCGAGCGGCTGGTCGAGCGCGGCTTGCCGGCCGGTGTGGAGGCCATCGCGCGTCATGTGCTGACGGCAGAGCTGGTCACTGAGCTGGTGGGACGCGAGCGGGCGATCTTTCTCGACGCGGCGGCCGGTGGCGAGCCGGGCGCGGTACAGGTGCATCGTCTCGAACCCGATGCGGATGCACACTCGACGATGGCGCATTTTCTCGATCCGTCGGAATTGCTGGCCTGGTGTCGGCAGTTGTATGGACAGGCGCCGGAAGCCTATTTGATCACCGCGACGGGGGCCTGCTTCGATTATGCCCATTGCCAACTGAGTCCGGTCGCCGAGGCGGCGCTCGAACGGTTGCTGGAGCAGGTCGAGCGGGTTTGGGTGGGTTGATTGCTCCGTCAGGGCGTTTGGTATGGCCCAAGGAACCGCTCGCCATCGAAGTGAATCAGGTGGGACGGTGCTGTAGGCAAGAAGCCACAACGAAAAACCCATCGTTGTGCTTGGCCTTGTGTTATGTGTTACATGCTTCTGATCCAGTCAAAGCACGCCTTGAAAGTGGGCATCTGCTGCTCAATCTTGGCCGCACTCATGTCCCGTAACTGCTCTTCTTGCACGATAATGGAATCTTCGCCCTTGTCGTCGGCGCCGGTTACTTGCTCGATACAACCTTGAGGCCATACCCAGACGCCAACTTTTTTCATTGCGTCATGGCTGCCTTCGGCAATTGTCTTACCTTCTTCATCAGACGCGAAACAGGCCCAAATATCGGCTGCCCTCCATCCGGCTTGGTTGTCGCTCTGAGGCAGGCCATTATTATTAAGTGTAAATCCGTGGTCGGGCTGCAAATGAGCCAATATTCTTCTGGTATCAGCCATATCTTGCGCATTCCGGTCCAGTAGGCCGCCCTTGCGTGCGTGGGTGTATGCGAAATCCAAATCAGCCACAGCGCAGGCGCGAATACCCATCGCCGCCAGAACTAGCAGTGCCTTGGGAATATCCGCACAAGAACCTAGCGATACAAAGGCAATATGATCCAGTTCCGGTGCGTGTCCATACAGGCGCTCGTAAGCC
The sequence above is drawn from the Allochromatium vinosum DSM 180 genome and encodes:
- the pssA gene encoding CDP-diacylglycerol--serine O-phosphatidyltransferase — protein: MDETQAPRKTRRGIYLLPNLFTTAALFAGFYAVLSATQGRFEAAAIAILSAQFLDGFDGRIARLTNTQSAFGAEYDSLSDMVAFGVAPALVAYHWALGELGKVGWLAAFIFTAAAALRLARFNTQVGTADKRYFQGLASPPAAAIIAMGIWTAQEFGISGQDVSWLAAFLTAGAGLLMVSNFRYFSFKQINLQGRVPFLLAVAMMLGFAVIFIHPPLVLFLMALTYAVSGPVWTLFRLKSNRDRRRREPTA
- the hoxE gene encoding bidirectional hydrogenase complex protein HoxE — protein: MTQPPARPPLPSDDKRWKLVNATMRRNGYAGHALIETLHSVQDAFGYLDETSLRFVAASLDLPVSKVFGVATFYHIFMLKPKGRHTCVVCTGTACYIKGAGGLIEGLQEHYGIDPGETTGDDRLSLLTARCVGACGLAPAVVVDGEVLGKQATDTLVATLEELS
- a CDS encoding NuoF family protein; its protein translation is MHLEDLAEQAAQYRNEDAHIEREVRVCVAASCQSSGSLPVLEALKSACDTQGAGSCKVKGVGCMGLCSAGPLVAVADKDCALNESVLYRDVTPDDAPDIMASVCSTPVERLRCPTDQPFFSRQQRIVLEHSGLIDPDSLRGYIAVGGYAALVRALTEMTPADVLREVTTSGLRGRGGGGYPTGLKWSTIAKMPPGQKYVVCNADEGDPGAFMDRAVLESDPHRVLEGMAIAAYAVGASKGYVYVRAEYPLAVERLETAIRKAKRAGFLGAKVADTQFAFEVEIRLGAGAFVCGEETALMASIEGLRGQPRPRPPYPAESGLWGCPTLINNVETFANIAPIIREGGDWFAAIGTEGSKGTKVFALAGKIKNTGLIEVPMGTSLRDIIEVIGGGIPDGRAFKAVQTGGPSGGCIPEAHLDIPVDYDSLKTLGTIMGSGGLIVMDETSCMVDVARFFMEFCMSESCGKCIPCRAGTWQMHALLDTLTKGRGTRADLALLEDLCDVVRATSLCGLGQTAPNPVLSTLRYFRDEYEAKLLGDA
- the hoxU gene encoding bidirectional hydrogenase complex protein HoxU, coding for MPLPTPQPNVRVVTLRIDDRDLSAREDETLIEVCRENRIPIPSLCHLDGLSVWGGCRLCMVEIAGQGRLVAACSTRVAEGMTVQTDTERLRHYRRTIVELLFAERNHVCSVCVSNGHCELQSLAQRCGVDHVRLPYRQAPYPVDSSHEMFRLDHNRCILCTRCVRVCDEIEGAHTWDVMGRGSDCRVITDMARPWGESETCTSCGKCVQVCPTGALVKQGTSAGEMVKDQHFLPILARRRHAR
- a CDS encoding NADH-quinone oxidoreductase subunit B family protein; translated protein: MSTQPKITVATAWLDGCSGCHMSFLDLDERLIELVEHVEIVYSPLVDTKELPARVDVGILEGSISSEDDLEKARLFRERCTRLVSLGDCAVTGNVPAMRNHFKLADVFDRAYRENVTLQPQIPTRRVPALLTPVKPVHGEVKVDVFVPGCPPSADAIWYVLSELIAGRMPDPNAVTRFGA
- a CDS encoding Ni/Fe hydrogenase subunit alpha; translation: MSRTITIEPVTRIEGHARITLQLGEDGRLEDARFHLTQFRGFEKFCEGRPYREMPALTARTCGICPVSHIIASNKACDHLLAVDIPPTGEKLRRVMNLAQIVQSHALSFFHLSSPDLLLGWDSDPATRNIFGVMRQNPELARDGIRLRQIGQTIIETLGGKKIHPTWVVPGGVSEPLSVEKRESMLRLLPEGLEIAKRTYAFYKTLVPKFKDEATHFGTQPTLFLSLVTPQGHLEHYDGVLRVKDAQGRILEDQVPPEEYGRLIGEAVEDFSYMKFPYYKPQGYPQGIYRVGPLARLNNVQACGTPYADVALAEFHMLQDSGPIVSSFHYHYARLVEIIYGLEMIERLLKDPAILDTRVRARARSNRYEGIGVAEAPRGTLMHHYRIDDDGLITWLNLVIATGHNNLAMNQSIREVAEAYVDGNAIEEGMLNRVEAVIRCYDPCLSCASHAFGQMPLAIELRDAAGRVVDRLTR
- a CDS encoding hydrogenase maturation protease, coding for MDKTLIIGYGSPIRGDDAIGPLAVERLVERGLPAGVEAIARHVLTAELVTELVGRERAIFLDAAAGGEPGAVQVHRLEPDADAHSTMAHFLDPSELLAWCRQLYGQAPEAYLITATGACFDYAHCQLSPVAEAALERLLEQVERVWVG